From one Luteolibacter sp. SL250 genomic stretch:
- a CDS encoding PEP-CTERM sorting domain-containing protein yields MKKALILLLAAVANAGASTILIDFGTTNTTGTPSYWNNFNILTDEASFPLFDTSGPGPGNTTYFLSLSGGAILNVPDNPTTVATTYNPFTPTTVLSDAVYQTAPRTFTLSGLLPNVAYTITFFSYVSRDSPRDTVVSIPGQTSMTLRASGDPTAAFSSGGDIATTQPIVPGVGGTIPITVTNLNGSWILSGMEITYAVPEPATAVLSALGLIPLLRRRR; encoded by the coding sequence ATGAAAAAAGCCCTCATCCTGTTGCTCGCCGCCGTGGCCAATGCCGGAGCCTCGACCATCCTCATCGACTTCGGCACCACCAACACCACAGGCACGCCTTCTTACTGGAACAATTTCAACATTCTGACCGACGAAGCCAGTTTCCCCCTTTTCGACACCTCCGGCCCAGGACCGGGAAACACCACCTACTTCCTCAGCCTTTCCGGTGGAGCGATCCTCAACGTGCCCGACAATCCGACGACGGTCGCCACCACCTACAATCCGTTCACCCCCACCACCGTCCTGTCGGACGCGGTGTACCAGACCGCACCGCGGACGTTCACCCTCTCCGGGCTCCTTCCCAACGTCGCCTACACGATCACTTTCTTCTCCTATGTGAGCCGTGATTCGCCCCGGGATACCGTTGTCAGCATTCCCGGCCAGACGTCCATGACCCTCCGCGCCTCCGGGGACCCGACGGCTGCCTTTTCTTCCGGCGGAGATATCGCCACCACCCAACCCATCGTGCCGGGAGTCGGCGGAACCATTCCGATCACCGTCACCAACCTGAACGGCAGTTGGATCCTCAGCGGCATGGAGATCACCTACGCCGTGCCTGAACCAGCCACCGCCGTCCTTTCCGCACTGGGCCTCATCCCCCTGCTCCGCCGCCGCCGTTGA
- a CDS encoding PEP-CTERM sorting domain-containing protein: MKSPLFSIIPAIALAALSHAGTVAHWQFNDLNDSSGNGHHLTNNNTVASLGGGRLNFSSTTATGLVSTPDSAAWDDTSFTLEAIVSVSSTTSLTSIVTHMTNGTDGRQWFFGTSETGVPIVIINPSSGTEARITSTFTGLTAGTNYYLGLSLNLGAASAADRVTFYLRDLSVPDSPFQISPGSTNFTGFAASSAVLAIGSTGHSSSRLNGSIDEIRFSDTNLALNELLVAVPEPSLAALSAIGLASLGLRRRRA, encoded by the coding sequence ATGAAAAGCCCCCTGTTTTCAATCATCCCCGCAATTGCACTGGCAGCACTCTCCCACGCGGGAACAGTCGCCCATTGGCAGTTCAATGACCTGAATGATTCCAGCGGGAACGGCCACCATCTCACCAACAACAACACGGTCGCATCACTCGGAGGAGGCAGGCTGAATTTCAGCAGCACCACCGCCACCGGTCTGGTCAGCACGCCGGACAGCGCCGCGTGGGATGACACGTCCTTCACACTGGAGGCGATCGTGAGCGTATCCTCCACCACCAGCCTCACCAGCATCGTCACCCACATGACGAACGGCACGGACGGACGGCAGTGGTTCTTCGGCACCAGTGAAACCGGCGTCCCCATCGTCATCATCAACCCTTCCTCCGGAACGGAAGCACGCATCACTTCCACTTTCACCGGGCTCACGGCGGGAACGAACTACTATCTGGGCCTCTCACTCAACCTCGGCGCGGCTTCCGCCGCCGACCGCGTCACCTTCTATCTGCGGGACCTTTCCGTGCCCGACTCCCCGTTCCAGATATCCCCTGGATCCACCAACTTCACCGGATTCGCCGCCTCCTCCGCGGTGCTGGCCATCGGCTCCACCGGCCACTCGTCATCACGGCTCAACGGTTCCATTGATGAGATCCGCTTTTCGGACACGAACCTCGCGCTGAATGAACTGCTCGTCGCCGTTCCCGAGCCTTCGCTGGCCGCATTGTCCGCCATCGGTCTGGCATCGCTGGGGCTGCGCCGCCGCCGGGCCTGA
- a CDS encoding polysaccharide pyruvyl transferase family protein, with product MQRRHFLATLILSSLPAAAQQGKRAPRIILRNSWQIVNIGDIGHTPGILAILEKHLPEAEVFLWPGDISGGVREMILKRFPKLNILPPNPEERRKITSTCDFFLHGSAAFPGAQGDVTVWKKTGKPYGYYGVSIAAEGDYAMGLMSHKGLTAELKELLDTAAFVFARDSASLKVARDAGVKSPVLEFGPDGAFAVDLRNDEAATAFLTANGLEEGKFLCCIPNLRSAPYWKVKKGRAFDPAKHKRNEEMKEHDHAPLRDAIISVVRETDMKVLVCPEDSTHMEVGKEMLVDPLPDDVKAKVVWRKDFWLTDEAVSTYVRSAGLFGNDMHSPIMCIGNGVPAIYCRLLEKTTKGIMWKDIGLSEWFFDFDDEADLPRLAPAVLAMAKDPVAAKAKAAKARAYVEGKQKKTIAVLRKSLPGA from the coding sequence ATGCAACGCCGCCATTTCCTCGCCACCCTCATCCTTTCCTCACTCCCCGCCGCCGCGCAGCAGGGAAAGCGCGCGCCGCGCATCATCCTGCGGAACTCATGGCAGATCGTGAACATCGGCGACATCGGCCACACGCCGGGCATCCTCGCCATCCTTGAAAAACACCTGCCGGAGGCGGAGGTGTTCCTGTGGCCCGGTGACATCTCCGGCGGCGTGCGGGAGATGATCCTCAAGCGGTTCCCGAAGCTCAACATCCTGCCGCCGAATCCGGAGGAGCGCCGGAAGATCACCTCCACCTGCGACTTCTTCCTCCATGGCTCCGCCGCCTTTCCAGGCGCGCAGGGCGACGTCACCGTCTGGAAGAAAACGGGCAAGCCCTACGGCTACTACGGCGTCTCCATCGCCGCGGAGGGCGACTACGCCATGGGTCTGATGAGCCACAAGGGCCTGACCGCCGAGCTGAAGGAACTGCTGGACACCGCCGCCTTCGTCTTCGCCCGTGACTCCGCCTCGCTCAAGGTGGCCAGGGACGCGGGAGTGAAGTCGCCCGTCCTGGAGTTCGGACCGGATGGAGCCTTCGCCGTGGACCTCCGTAATGACGAGGCCGCAACCGCCTTCCTCACCGCCAACGGGCTGGAAGAGGGTAAGTTCCTCTGCTGCATCCCCAACCTCCGCAGCGCGCCCTACTGGAAGGTGAAGAAGGGCCGCGCGTTCGACCCGGCGAAGCACAAGCGCAACGAGGAGATGAAGGAACACGACCACGCCCCGCTGCGCGACGCCATCATCTCCGTGGTGCGGGAGACGGACATGAAGGTTCTGGTCTGCCCGGAGGACTCCACCCACATGGAGGTGGGCAAGGAAATGCTCGTCGATCCACTCCCGGACGACGTGAAGGCGAAGGTGGTGTGGCGGAAGGATTTCTGGCTGACCGACGAAGCCGTGAGCACGTATGTGCGATCCGCCGGCCTCTTTGGAAACGACATGCACAGCCCCATCATGTGCATCGGCAACGGCGTCCCCGCCATCTACTGCCGCCTGCTGGAGAAGACGACCAAGGGCATCATGTGGAAGGACATCGGCCTGTCCGAATGGTTCTTCGACTTCGACGACGAGGCGGACCTTCCACGCCTTGCCCCCGCCGTGCTGGCCATGGCGAAAGATCCCGTCGCAGCGAAAGCGAAGGCGGCCAAGGCCCGCGCCTACGTCGAGGGCAAACAGAAGAAAACCATCGCCGTGCTGAGGAAGAGCCTGCCCGGGGCATAA
- a CDS encoding response regulator transcription factor, translated as MSESNPITILIVDDHFVVRNGLATSLEIEPDIRVTATVERGEDAAATYAIHRPTVVLMDLQLPGINGVEATTAIRLVDPAARILVFSTFARMDEIQSALQAGATGYLQKSASREELIHAVRLTAADEHYLPPEIAAELTELRLGPSITPREREIISLIAAGSANKEIGSQLGIAEDTVKQHVSRILQKLGVKDRAQAATEAIRRGIIRL; from the coding sequence ATGAGCGAAAGCAACCCCATTACGATCCTCATCGTTGACGACCACTTCGTGGTCCGCAACGGCCTCGCCACCTCGCTCGAGATCGAGCCGGACATCCGGGTGACGGCGACGGTGGAGCGTGGCGAGGATGCCGCTGCCACCTATGCCATCCACCGACCCACCGTGGTGCTGATGGATCTGCAGCTCCCTGGCATCAATGGAGTGGAAGCGACCACCGCAATCCGTCTGGTAGATCCCGCGGCGAGGATCCTTGTCTTCTCCACCTTCGCCCGCATGGACGAGATCCAGAGCGCCCTGCAGGCCGGGGCCACCGGCTACCTGCAGAAGTCAGCGTCCAGGGAGGAACTCATCCATGCGGTGCGGCTCACCGCCGCGGATGAGCACTACCTGCCGCCGGAGATCGCCGCGGAGCTGACCGAACTCCGGCTCGGCCCGTCCATCACCCCGCGGGAACGGGAGATCATCTCCCTCATCGCCGCCGGATCCGCCAACAAAGAGATCGGTTCCCAGCTCGGCATCGCGGAGGACACCGTGAAGCAGCATGTTTCGCGCATCCTCCAGAAGCTCGGCGTGAAGGACCGGGCTCAGGCCGCCACGGAGGCCATCCGCCGCGGCATCATCCGGCTTTGA
- a CDS encoding sensor histidine kinase — MTTAARWLLTWLFLPGICQAVDAPWINAIDLRSLTPEEADEARPYRLRGTFIYQDDMNAVFLQDETAGALFWYKDTPDPPLIPGDIVEVSGVTKTGLYVPGLDEVTFRVTGHGPLPEPIEVTYDDLISGRFHYQWVTGEGIVRSTSTSNTGRTHIRLAMGARIVEIQLSDYPEAHSLIDHRIRVTGLAAGGINDRHQLNQPYIWPRNAFGIRILDKPTPAADLETVPASTLLTFRPTARTGHRLKVSGTTLAAFPDGRIFIRDGKHALAVKPSTRGILEPGDTITVLGFPEMEVFSATLGDAEIINHEPGPAPLPVPTSLSSMDDGSLNHELVTFQATVADSFRTQTGASVQLQNPDMAVRLILPATADIPAPGTQLTITGICQVETSRAAAYNIRPDSIAIHARTPADIIVTGSPSWWTTTRLTIALCLLAAVVAIATLWIFLLRRQVDKQTAALRERIETEAMMLERQRIAREFHDTLEQELTGLSLQLGAASATSSAAPLSTACHMVSRIQTETRNLLHDLRTPSEQIPDLPTALAQLAARHDGSTGPRVELHSTNDIPSLPPRTLHHLRMIAAESVTNAIKHAQATLITIDLRHTAGNLILAITDNGRGFEAEVETREKPGHFGCMGIRERARKLGADVIWRSQPGHGTTVRLTLSTSHERKQPHYDPHR; from the coding sequence ATGACGACCGCCGCCCGCTGGCTTCTCACATGGCTTTTCCTTCCGGGGATCTGCCAGGCTGTGGATGCGCCGTGGATCAATGCCATCGACCTCCGCTCCCTGACCCCCGAGGAAGCGGATGAAGCCCGGCCCTATCGCCTGCGGGGCACCTTCATCTACCAGGACGACATGAATGCGGTCTTCCTCCAGGATGAAACCGCCGGAGCACTTTTCTGGTACAAGGATACCCCGGATCCCCCGCTGATACCGGGAGACATCGTGGAGGTCAGCGGTGTTACGAAGACAGGTCTCTACGTCCCGGGACTGGATGAGGTCACCTTCCGCGTGACCGGCCACGGACCACTGCCGGAACCGATCGAGGTCACCTATGACGACCTGATTTCCGGACGCTTCCACTATCAGTGGGTCACCGGAGAGGGCATCGTCCGCTCCACCTCCACCAGCAACACCGGCCGCACCCACATCCGTCTGGCGATGGGAGCCCGCATCGTGGAGATCCAGTTGTCAGATTACCCGGAAGCCCACAGCCTCATCGACCACCGCATCCGTGTGACTGGCCTCGCTGCCGGCGGCATCAACGACCGCCACCAGCTCAACCAACCCTACATCTGGCCGCGCAACGCCTTCGGCATCCGGATCTTGGACAAGCCGACGCCCGCCGCCGACCTGGAGACGGTCCCGGCAAGCACGCTCCTCACCTTCCGCCCCACGGCGCGCACCGGCCACCGGCTGAAGGTCAGCGGGACGACCCTCGCCGCCTTTCCGGACGGGCGGATTTTCATCCGGGATGGCAAGCACGCGCTGGCCGTCAAACCGAGCACCCGGGGCATCCTGGAGCCGGGTGACACCATCACCGTCCTGGGATTTCCCGAGATGGAGGTCTTCAGCGCCACCCTAGGTGACGCGGAGATCATCAACCATGAGCCGGGTCCCGCCCCGCTGCCGGTTCCCACCTCCCTTTCATCCATGGATGACGGCAGTTTGAACCATGAACTGGTGACCTTCCAGGCAACGGTCGCGGACAGCTTCCGCACCCAGACCGGCGCATCCGTCCAGCTCCAGAATCCGGATATGGCGGTCCGGTTGATCCTTCCCGCAACCGCCGATATCCCCGCACCCGGCACGCAACTGACCATCACCGGCATCTGCCAGGTGGAGACGAGCCGCGCGGCCGCCTACAACATCCGTCCGGACTCCATCGCCATCCACGCGCGCACACCGGCGGACATCATCGTGACAGGAAGTCCCTCCTGGTGGACGACCACCCGGCTGACCATCGCCCTCTGCCTCCTCGCCGCCGTCGTCGCCATCGCAACGCTATGGATCTTCCTGCTCCGCCGCCAGGTGGACAAGCAGACCGCCGCCCTGCGCGAGCGCATCGAAACGGAAGCGATGATGCTCGAGCGGCAACGCATCGCCCGGGAGTTCCATGACACGCTGGAGCAGGAGCTTACCGGTCTCTCCCTCCAGCTCGGCGCCGCCTCCGCAACCTCCTCGGCAGCCCCCCTGTCGACCGCATGCCACATGGTGTCCCGCATCCAGACGGAAACCCGCAATCTCCTGCACGACCTGCGCACACCGTCCGAGCAGATCCCGGACCTGCCCACCGCGCTCGCCCAACTGGCCGCCCGTCATGATGGCTCCACCGGCCCCCGGGTGGAGTTGCACTCCACCAATGACATCCCGTCCCTCCCGCCGCGCACCCTCCACCACCTGCGGATGATCGCTGCGGAGTCCGTCACCAACGCAATCAAGCACGCGCAGGCCACCCTCATCACCATCGATCTCCGCCATACCGCCGGAAACCTCATCCTCGCGATCACGGACAATGGCAGGGGATTTGAAGCGGAAGTGGAAACACGTGAAAAACCCGGCCACTTCGGCTGTATGGGTATCCGCGAACGCGCCAGGAAACTCGGCGCGGATGTCATCTGGCGGAGCCAGCCCGGCCACGGCACCACCGTCCGCCTCACCCTTTCAACGTCCCATGAGCGAAAGCAACCCCATTACGATCCTCATCGTTGA
- a CDS encoding DUF1553 domain-containing protein, translating to MSLPFHLFLAAGLLAPSVARAEHIDPTTAIASWTFEDPKDIKGEWEKKPGVSVPGPTNPVYPHFSVANKAMQFSGKGMETALVVKDNGPDGQNSLRIHQGESLTLEAWVKPGNAAGQETYLIGKGRSHKPAFGTTNQNYALRVKRGANGLQVGFIFSSHDGTGGDRKFHVWWSDDSQEQQQTSAWHHVAVTYTFGQGDSLKGYIDGRPVEGVWTFAGVTDRAPVTDADDLVIGSGMTRGPGQTLNGALDNVAIHRTALSSEIIRKRYAFTPPPPAVTREEVPAGKVLIQVCEKGVPNDRSWPESTPIPELTYTEDAFGLFEIPQKYIASGVRADRYPALVRAAAIVDIPAGKHRLLLRSRGGSRLFIEGRQILTTSFPRGDTGGHGKTSDQDKYLNLGPDFRFAPPGNRENWTEFDSKGGKQLILLETIIGVGSQRPELGETVVAISPQGSEHWQLVSPGSTVFPYTDAGWAGYEAERRPRIAEMNTKERAKQRATQKDYWERRRKAATDWLASTKEVTVPELPAGHAANNPIDNFVAARISEVAAGTKPVPEGGVDYFRDIRPILETKCYDCHRGSKVKGDLRLDNLADTLTGGSDDGAGITPGKPKESSIYHRIITDDEDLIMPPKGDPLTKEEIALIEKWIAQGANWPEFQVKSFEPTPLTDDLDFLRRVTLDTTGVVPTESEIESFVGDKAPDKRAKVIDKLLADPRWADHWTSYWQDVLAENPNIINPTLNNTGPFRWWIHESLTDNKPMDLFVTELVRLEGSDRYGGPRGFGTATQNDSPMAEKGAVVAAAFLGVEMKCARCHDAPAHEWLQKDLFNLAALLNQEPVKVPVTSSVPMDKLHEGGRKPLIKVTLKPGTEVQPEWPFKNFVDPALADTLAADPANTRDRFAALITAPQNERFAKVIVNRLWQRLMGRGIIESVADWEKGGPTHPELLDWMGREFVRSNYDFKAVARLILNSQAYQRATDPTLTAPGPLYVAPAPRRMTAEQIVDSLFAATGKPFDLEEVSLDLDSNRSVTNSITMGVPTRSWMLASTSNERDRPSLSLPKIQAVSTVLEAFGWRGARQDPVSIRDNAPNTLQPAIISNGTMGHWLTTLSDDHGLTALALEDQPLDQLVDRIYLRLLTRKPTAEEKKTTVDLLSPGYGKRILAAKPKATGGERHRPYYFTWSNHLDGKANELAVIEEEKVRRGKPVTDRLQQDWRERLEDLTWTLLNTPEWLFVP from the coding sequence ATGTCACTCCCTTTCCACCTGTTCCTTGCCGCCGGTCTGCTCGCGCCGTCCGTCGCCCGTGCCGAGCACATCGACCCTACCACCGCGATCGCGTCCTGGACCTTCGAGGACCCGAAGGACATCAAGGGGGAATGGGAGAAAAAGCCCGGTGTGTCCGTCCCCGGCCCGACCAACCCGGTCTATCCTCATTTCTCCGTCGCCAACAAGGCGATGCAGTTCAGTGGCAAGGGCATGGAAACCGCCCTGGTGGTGAAGGACAACGGACCGGACGGCCAGAACAGCCTGCGCATCCACCAAGGCGAGTCCCTGACCCTCGAAGCATGGGTGAAGCCGGGCAACGCCGCCGGCCAGGAAACCTACCTCATCGGCAAGGGACGTTCCCACAAACCCGCCTTCGGCACCACCAACCAGAACTACGCACTGCGGGTGAAACGCGGCGCGAACGGCCTCCAGGTCGGCTTCATTTTCTCCAGCCATGACGGCACCGGCGGCGACCGCAAGTTCCACGTCTGGTGGAGCGATGACAGCCAGGAGCAGCAGCAGACGTCCGCCTGGCATCACGTGGCGGTCACCTACACTTTCGGACAGGGCGACAGCCTGAAAGGCTACATCGATGGCCGTCCCGTCGAGGGCGTCTGGACATTCGCCGGCGTGACCGACCGCGCGCCGGTCACAGATGCGGATGACCTGGTCATCGGCAGCGGCATGACCCGCGGCCCCGGCCAGACGCTCAACGGCGCGCTCGACAACGTGGCCATCCACCGCACAGCCCTTTCCTCGGAGATCATCCGCAAGCGCTACGCCTTCACCCCGCCACCACCGGCCGTCACCCGTGAGGAGGTGCCCGCAGGAAAGGTCCTCATCCAGGTCTGCGAAAAAGGAGTGCCGAACGACCGTTCCTGGCCGGAGTCCACGCCGATCCCGGAACTGACCTACACGGAGGACGCGTTCGGGCTTTTCGAGATCCCACAGAAATACATCGCCTCCGGAGTCCGTGCGGACCGCTATCCCGCGCTGGTCCGGGCCGCCGCCATCGTGGACATCCCGGCGGGGAAACACCGCCTGCTGCTCCGCTCCCGCGGTGGTTCCCGCCTGTTCATCGAGGGCCGGCAGATCCTCACCACCTCCTTCCCACGGGGTGACACCGGCGGCCACGGCAAGACGTCCGACCAGGACAAATACCTCAACCTCGGCCCTGACTTCCGCTTCGCGCCTCCCGGCAACCGTGAGAACTGGACCGAGTTCGACTCGAAGGGCGGCAAGCAGCTCATCCTCCTGGAAACCATCATCGGCGTGGGATCACAACGTCCGGAACTGGGCGAGACGGTGGTCGCCATCTCCCCACAGGGCAGCGAGCACTGGCAGCTCGTCAGCCCCGGCTCCACCGTCTTTCCCTACACCGACGCGGGCTGGGCCGGATATGAAGCGGAGCGCCGCCCCCGCATCGCGGAAATGAACACGAAGGAACGGGCGAAACAACGCGCCACCCAGAAGGACTACTGGGAGCGGCGCAGGAAGGCCGCCACCGACTGGCTGGCGTCCACCAAGGAGGTGACCGTGCCGGAACTGCCCGCCGGGCACGCCGCCAACAACCCCATCGACAACTTTGTCGCCGCCCGGATCAGCGAAGTGGCCGCCGGGACCAAGCCGGTCCCGGAGGGAGGGGTCGATTACTTCCGCGACATCCGCCCGATCCTGGAAACGAAGTGCTATGACTGCCACCGCGGCAGCAAGGTGAAGGGCGACCTCCGCCTCGACAACCTGGCGGACACGCTCACGGGTGGCTCCGACGACGGTGCCGGCATCACTCCGGGCAAGCCCAAGGAAAGCTCGATTTACCACCGCATCATCACGGATGACGAGGACCTCATCATGCCACCGAAGGGCGACCCGCTCACGAAAGAGGAGATCGCCCTCATCGAAAAATGGATCGCCCAGGGAGCCAACTGGCCGGAGTTCCAGGTGAAGTCCTTCGAACCCACTCCTCTCACCGATGATCTGGATTTCCTCCGCCGGGTGACGCTGGACACGACCGGTGTCGTGCCGACCGAAAGCGAGATCGAATCATTTGTCGGCGACAAGGCTCCGGACAAGCGCGCCAAGGTCATCGACAAGCTGCTCGCCGACCCCCGCTGGGCGGACCACTGGACCAGCTACTGGCAGGATGTGCTGGCGGAGAACCCGAACATCATCAACCCCACCCTCAACAACACCGGTCCGTTCCGCTGGTGGATCCATGAGTCGCTCACGGACAACAAGCCGATGGACCTGTTCGTCACCGAGCTGGTCCGGCTGGAAGGCTCCGACCGTTACGGTGGCCCCCGTGGTTTCGGAACCGCGACCCAGAACGACTCCCCGATGGCGGAGAAGGGTGCGGTGGTCGCCGCCGCCTTCCTGGGCGTGGAGATGAAATGCGCCCGCTGCCACGACGCCCCCGCGCACGAATGGCTGCAGAAAGATCTCTTCAACCTCGCCGCGCTGCTCAACCAGGAGCCGGTGAAGGTCCCCGTCACCTCCAGCGTGCCGATGGACAAGCTGCACGAAGGCGGCCGCAAGCCCCTCATCAAGGTGACGCTCAAGCCCGGCACGGAAGTGCAGCCGGAATGGCCGTTCAAGAACTTCGTCGATCCGGCGCTGGCGGACACCCTCGCCGCGGACCCGGCGAACACCCGCGACCGTTTCGCCGCGCTCATCACCGCGCCCCAGAACGAGCGCTTCGCGAAAGTCATCGTCAACCGGTTGTGGCAGCGTCTGATGGGCCGCGGCATCATCGAGTCCGTCGCGGACTGGGAGAAAGGCGGCCCCACCCACCCGGAGCTGCTTGACTGGATGGGCAGGGAGTTCGTCCGTTCCAACTATGACTTCAAGGCGGTCGCCCGCCTGATCCTCAACTCCCAGGCCTACCAGCGTGCGACGGATCCCACGCTCACCGCACCCGGCCCGCTCTATGTCGCCCCGGCGCCCCGCCGGATGACGGCGGAGCAGATCGTAGACTCCCTCTTCGCCGCCACCGGCAAGCCGTTCGACCTGGAGGAAGTGAGCCTCGACCTGGACAGCAACCGCAGCGTGACGAACTCCATCACGATGGGTGTGCCGACCCGCTCATGGATGCTGGCGTCCACCTCCAACGAGCGTGACCGCCCCAGCCTCTCCCTGCCGAAGATCCAGGCCGTGTCCACCGTGCTGGAGGCCTTCGGCTGGCGCGGCGCCCGCCAGGATCCGGTCAGCATCCGGGACAACGCGCCGAACACGCTCCAGCCCGCCATCATCTCCAACGGCACGATGGGCCACTGGCTCACCACCCTCAGCGATGACCACGGCCTGACTGCGCTCGCGCTGGAGGACCAACCGCTCGACCAACTGGTGGACCGCATCTATCTCCGGCTGCTCACCCGCAAGCCGACGGCAGAGGAGAAAAAGACCACCGTGGACCTCCTTTCCCCGGGATATGGCAAGCGGATCCTTGCCGCGAAACCGAAGGCAACCGGCGGCGAGCGCCACCGTCCGTATTACTTCACCTGGTCCAACCACCTCGACGGCAAGGCGAACGAACTGGCCGTCATCGAGGAGGAGAAAGTCCGGCGCGGCAAGCCCGTCACCGACCGCCTCCAGCAGGACTGGCGCGAACGCCTGGAAGACCTGACGTGGACGCTGCTCAACACGCCGGAATGGCTCTTCGTCCCGTGA
- a CDS encoding DUF1501 domain-containing protein — protein sequence MNRRQFLRTSALASLATPALANSSIAHMPKGKAEHCIFIWLGGGMAQIDTFDPKRRGNPKSAPKVPGSDYNSIDTTVPGVQFTEHLARTAKLAEHLTVVRTINHRVVDEHAFATNMVHTGRMISGTVTYPSIGSLVAHQRGAADEKVPAYMLIGYPNVSRGPGYLGPKAGFVYLTDTESGPAGFSRPEGLVSTRVDRRQKLLEKMNSAIPGESTIAEYETAQEEALRLAGPGFMRNFKLDEEPAALRQAYGSEFGQRCLLSRRLVQAGVRFIEVSHNLNFVNGTGWDTHNDGQEKQHVLIQDLDQALSALIIDLKEKGLLDKTLIALGTEFGRPPEFDGGGGRGHQGTAFSLVLAGGGLKHSGAYGVTDELSKKIVESPVSIPDYHATILAALGIDPSKELNEAGRPIPITDGGKPISALFS from the coding sequence ATGAACCGCCGACAATTCCTCCGCACCTCCGCCCTCGCCTCCCTCGCCACCCCGGCTCTGGCGAACTCCTCCATCGCCCACATGCCGAAGGGCAAGGCGGAGCACTGCATCTTCATCTGGCTCGGCGGTGGCATGGCGCAGATCGACACCTTCGATCCGAAGCGCCGCGGAAACCCGAAATCCGCGCCGAAGGTGCCCGGATCCGACTACAACTCCATCGACACCACGGTCCCCGGGGTCCAGTTCACCGAGCACCTGGCCCGCACCGCGAAGCTCGCGGAGCATCTGACCGTCGTCCGCACCATCAACCACCGCGTGGTCGATGAACATGCCTTCGCAACGAACATGGTCCACACCGGCCGCATGATCAGCGGCACGGTCACCTACCCGTCCATCGGCTCGCTGGTCGCCCACCAGCGCGGCGCGGCGGATGAAAAGGTTCCGGCCTACATGCTCATCGGCTACCCGAACGTGAGCCGCGGCCCGGGTTACCTGGGACCGAAGGCGGGCTTTGTCTATCTGACGGACACGGAAAGCGGCCCGGCGGGTTTCTCCCGTCCGGAGGGACTCGTTTCCACCCGGGTGGACCGCCGCCAGAAGCTCCTCGAGAAAATGAACTCCGCCATCCCAGGTGAATCCACCATCGCGGAGTATGAAACCGCACAGGAGGAGGCTCTCCGCCTCGCCGGTCCAGGGTTCATGCGCAACTTCAAACTGGATGAAGAACCCGCCGCGCTCCGCCAGGCCTACGGCTCGGAGTTCGGCCAGCGCTGCCTTCTTTCCCGCCGCCTGGTCCAGGCCGGGGTCCGCTTCATCGAGGTGTCCCACAACCTGAACTTCGTGAACGGCACTGGCTGGGACACCCACAATGACGGCCAGGAGAAGCAACACGTCCTGATCCAGGACCTCGACCAGGCGCTCTCCGCCCTCATCATCGACCTGAAGGAAAAAGGCCTGCTCGACAAAACCCTCATCGCACTGGGCACCGAGTTCGGCCGCCCGCCGGAGTTCGATGGTGGCGGCGGACGCGGCCACCAGGGGACCGCCTTCAGCCTCGTCCTCGCGGGAGGCGGCCTCAAACACAGCGGCGCCTACGGCGTGACGGATGAACTCAGCAAAAAGATCGTGGAAAGCCCGGTCAGCATTCCGGACTACCACGCCACCATCCTCGCCGCGCTGGGCATCGACCCGTCGAAGGAACTGAACGAGGCCGGCCGGCCGATCCCGATCACGGATGGAGGAAAGCCTATCTCCGCGCTTTTCTCGTGA